From the genome of Mesorhizobium japonicum MAFF 303099, one region includes:
- a CDS encoding M24 family metallopeptidase: MIELPFARDEYQERLRNIRAEMAKRGLELLVVNDVANQHYVTGYDGWSFYTPQVVLVPLEEVEPVWIGRAMDAAGGLLTAWMKPENVVGFPEDHVQRADRHPMDWIARWIVAKGWGNRHIGIELEAYYFSPKGHARLVAGLPNAKWHDADLLVNWIRAVKSAPEIAYLRKASTLAEAAVARAFEVIAPGVRECDAIAAIQAAQIAGSPDFAGDITALPPTILGGENASAPHIMWSDRRFGENETIALELAGVCRRYAAGLARTMQLGKTPTRVADTAKAVIEGMDAVLDAVRPRTTAEAVEAAWRKVIQRYGLKKESRIGYSIGVAYPPDWGEHTISLRPGDKTVLQPGNVVHSILGMWMDGWGIEISETILVTETGHETLTRFPREIHVIS; the protein is encoded by the coding sequence ATGATCGAATTGCCGTTTGCCCGTGACGAGTACCAGGAGCGGCTTCGCAACATCCGCGCCGAGATGGCGAAGCGCGGTCTCGAACTCCTTGTCGTCAACGACGTTGCCAACCAGCACTACGTCACCGGCTATGATGGCTGGTCATTCTACACGCCCCAGGTGGTGCTGGTCCCCTTGGAGGAGGTCGAGCCGGTCTGGATCGGCCGCGCCATGGATGCGGCCGGTGGACTGCTGACGGCCTGGATGAAGCCCGAGAATGTCGTTGGCTTTCCGGAGGACCACGTCCAGCGTGCCGATCGCCATCCCATGGACTGGATCGCGCGCTGGATCGTCGCCAAGGGGTGGGGGAACAGGCATATCGGCATCGAGCTCGAAGCCTATTATTTCTCGCCAAAGGGGCACGCCCGCCTCGTCGCCGGCCTTCCCAACGCGAAATGGCACGACGCCGATCTGCTGGTGAATTGGATCCGAGCGGTCAAGTCGGCACCAGAAATCGCCTATCTGCGCAAGGCGTCGACCCTGGCCGAGGCGGCCGTGGCGCGGGCCTTCGAGGTGATCGCGCCAGGGGTGCGCGAATGCGATGCCATCGCCGCCATCCAGGCGGCGCAGATCGCCGGCAGCCCTGACTTTGCCGGCGATATCACGGCGCTCCCACCGACCATCCTCGGCGGTGAGAACGCTTCAGCCCCGCATATCATGTGGAGCGACCGGCGGTTTGGAGAGAACGAGACGATTGCGCTGGAACTCGCCGGTGTCTGCCGCCGCTACGCCGCCGGGTTGGCAAGAACCATGCAGCTCGGCAAGACGCCAACGCGTGTCGCGGACACGGCAAAGGCGGTGATCGAGGGCATGGACGCAGTGCTCGATGCGGTGAGGCCGAGAACGACCGCCGAAGCGGTCGAGGCTGCATGGCGCAAGGTCATCCAGCGTTACGGACTGAAGAAGGAGTCGCGCATCGGCTATTCCATCGGCGTCGCCTATCCGCCGGATTGGGGCGAACACACGATCAGCCTCAGGCCGGGCGACAAGACGGTGCTTCAACCCGGCAATGTCGTCCATTCCATCCTCGGCATGTGGATGGATGGCTGGGGCATCGAGATCAGCGAGACCATTTTGGTGACCGAAACCGGCCATGAGACCCTGACCAGGTTCCCGCGAGAGATCCATGTCATATCCTGA
- a CDS encoding ABC transporter permease, translating to MRPVPLSPQLSIALPVFGAASLLLAWQYLLPLLGVPAYIVPTPTAISGVFQRNFALLMDNLRPTLIEALAGFVIGNLAAVLLAVLFVHNRILQATYFPIVLFFNTIPILALSPIIILIFGLGMTPKIVIAAVICFFPTLVNMIRGLDSASDNEHELFRVLSATRAEIFWSLRLPRALPMLFSSLRIASATAVIGAIVGEWIGSDKGLGALIIQASFNYQSDRLYAAIVLSSCLSIVLFCAVVLVERRVIKY from the coding sequence ATGAGGCCGGTGCCGCTCTCGCCGCAATTGTCGATCGCCCTGCCCGTTTTTGGCGCTGCGTCGCTGCTGCTCGCCTGGCAGTATCTGCTGCCGCTTCTCGGCGTGCCGGCCTATATCGTGCCGACGCCGACTGCCATATCGGGCGTCTTCCAGAGAAATTTCGCGCTGCTCATGGACAATCTCAGGCCGACGCTGATCGAGGCGTTGGCCGGCTTCGTCATCGGCAATCTGGCCGCCGTGCTGCTGGCGGTCCTGTTCGTCCACAACCGCATCCTGCAGGCCACCTACTTTCCGATCGTGCTGTTTTTCAACACCATTCCGATCCTGGCGCTGTCGCCGATCATCATCCTGATCTTCGGGCTCGGGATGACGCCCAAGATAGTCATCGCGGCGGTGATCTGCTTCTTCCCGACGCTGGTGAACATGATCCGTGGCCTGGATTCGGCCAGCGACAACGAGCACGAACTGTTCCGGGTGCTGTCAGCGACACGTGCCGAGATTTTCTGGAGCCTGCGCCTGCCCCGCGCGCTGCCGATGCTGTTTTCCTCGCTCCGCATCGCCTCGGCGACGGCAGTCATCGGCGCCATCGTCGGCGAATGGATCGGCTCGGACAAGGGCCTCGGCGCGCTGATCATCCAGGCGAGCTTCAACTACCAGTCGGACCGGCTCTACGCGGCGATCGTGCTGTCATCGTGCCTGTCGATCGTGCTGTTCTGCGCCGTGGTGCTGGTCGAACGCCGGGTCATCAAATACTGA
- a CDS encoding ABC transporter ATP-binding protein — MANAIEASRLDVGYGGRQTAVKVLSGLDLSVEAGSFLSILGPSGCGKSTLLRVVADLLDPLGGTISVLGDTPHAVRSRRDVGFVFQDSTLLPWRTVRDNVRLPLGIGQGSLTRKIEDRSEELLELMGLAGFGERLPHQLSGGQRQRVAIARALLGQPKLLLMDEPFGALDEITRDRLNDELLNLWRRTGTTILFVTHSIAEAAYLGERVIVLAANPGRLVKDLDLRPLKQDGNRCSREDPAIVAAMAELRTALEQAS; from the coding sequence ATGGCGAACGCGATCGAAGCCAGCCGGCTGGACGTCGGCTATGGCGGCCGCCAGACGGCCGTCAAGGTGCTTTCCGGCCTCGACCTCAGCGTCGAGGCCGGCTCCTTCCTGTCGATCCTCGGACCGTCCGGCTGCGGCAAGTCGACCTTGCTCAGAGTGGTCGCCGACCTTCTCGACCCCCTCGGCGGCACGATCAGCGTGCTCGGCGACACGCCGCATGCGGTGCGCTCGCGCCGCGACGTCGGCTTCGTCTTCCAGGACTCGACGCTGCTGCCCTGGCGCACCGTGCGCGACAATGTGCGCCTCCCGCTTGGCATCGGGCAAGGCAGCCTGACGCGCAAGATCGAGGATCGCAGCGAAGAATTGCTGGAGTTGATGGGGCTTGCCGGGTTTGGCGAACGCCTGCCGCACCAGCTGTCCGGCGGCCAACGCCAGCGTGTGGCGATCGCTCGCGCCTTGCTTGGCCAGCCGAAGCTGCTGCTCATGGACGAACCCTTCGGGGCGCTGGACGAAATCACTCGCGACCGGCTCAACGACGAGCTTCTCAACCTGTGGCGGCGCACGGGCACGACGATCCTGTTCGTCACCCATTCGATCGCCGAAGCCGCCTATCTCGGCGAGCGTGTCATTGTCCTCGCCGCCAATCCGGGACGGCTAGTCAAGGATCTGGACCTGCGGCCGCTCAAGCAGGACGGCAATCGCTGTTCGCGGGAAGACCCGGCAATCGTCGCCGCCATGGCGGAACTGCGGACCGCGCTGGAGCAGGCATCATGA
- a CDS encoding ABC transporter substrate-binding protein: MNRRGFMKSGLAAVAMASSGMQLVLTPGAKAAGKVVIQYDWLMSNGQIGDIAAVANGYFKDAGLDVEFSPGGPNASTVPPVISGAAQLGQFSETPQLFAARASGVPVKIIACGFRTGPYALTSKASNPIKGVADLKGKKIGIQPTARFVMDEILAKNGMSASDLTVINVGFDKGPLVRGDVDAIGGWITNTQALSVVGEDRIDLLVRDLGLNSYADVYFATDAAIEKDPDTLAKFIGAVAKGWGWVHANPQEAVKKMVAAYPEMDLGWEEKTVNLVLKLSFDGATAKDGWGTFDPASIEEQLALLDKVGQYPNGRPKAADVYTTKILELSAADRPKLDAPAA, encoded by the coding sequence ATGAACCGCCGCGGCTTCATGAAATCCGGCCTGGCGGCCGTTGCCATGGCATCGAGCGGCATGCAGCTGGTGCTGACTCCGGGCGCGAAGGCCGCCGGCAAGGTCGTCATCCAATATGACTGGCTGATGTCCAACGGACAGATCGGCGACATCGCCGCCGTCGCCAATGGCTACTTCAAGGATGCCGGGCTCGACGTGGAATTCAGCCCGGGCGGCCCGAACGCATCGACCGTGCCGCCGGTGATATCGGGCGCGGCACAGCTTGGCCAATTCTCAGAGACGCCCCAGCTGTTTGCGGCGCGTGCCAGCGGCGTGCCGGTGAAGATCATCGCTTGCGGATTCCGCACCGGCCCCTACGCGCTCACCTCAAAGGCGTCGAATCCGATCAAGGGCGTGGCCGACCTCAAGGGCAAGAAGATCGGCATCCAGCCGACGGCGCGTTTCGTCATGGACGAGATCCTCGCCAAGAACGGCATGAGCGCATCCGACCTCACCGTCATCAATGTCGGCTTCGACAAGGGACCGCTGGTGCGCGGTGATGTCGACGCCATTGGCGGCTGGATCACCAACACGCAGGCGCTCAGCGTCGTCGGCGAGGATCGCATCGATCTTCTGGTGCGCGATCTCGGCTTGAATTCCTATGCCGATGTCTATTTCGCCACAGACGCCGCGATCGAAAAAGATCCGGACACGCTGGCCAAGTTCATCGGCGCGGTCGCCAAGGGCTGGGGCTGGGTGCATGCCAACCCGCAGGAGGCGGTGAAGAAGATGGTCGCCGCTTATCCCGAAATGGACCTCGGCTGGGAAGAGAAGACCGTTAACCTCGTGCTGAAGCTATCGTTCGACGGTGCGACGGCCAAGGACGGCTGGGGCACGTTCGACCCCGCCTCTATCGAAGAGCAGCTGGCGCTGCTCGACAAGGTCGGCCAGTACCCGAACGGGCGCCCGAAGGCCGCCGACGTCTACACCACCAAGATCCTCGAACTTTCGGCTGCCGACCGGCCGAAGCTCGACGCGCCCGCCGCCTGA
- a CDS encoding VOC family protein, whose amino-acid sequence MSMAVASMSRISDVCLLVEDIERTVAFYVDKLGFRLRRRAEGFADFHGEGVTLAAWEIDHIGQHAGVSKLRSPRHAHKVCVAVQLDAPDEIDRLHAELTAKGVPFYGPPENYVWNARCAYFTDPDDTLWELYAWLDGGPGDYHDEQP is encoded by the coding sequence ATGAGCATGGCTGTGGCAAGCATGAGCCGGATTTCCGACGTCTGCCTTCTGGTCGAGGATATCGAGCGAACGGTGGCGTTCTATGTCGACAAGCTCGGCTTTCGCCTGCGCCGCCGCGCCGAGGGCTTCGCCGACTTCCATGGCGAGGGCGTGACACTGGCCGCCTGGGAGATCGACCATATCGGCCAGCATGCCGGCGTCTCGAAACTGCGGTCGCCGCGCCATGCGCACAAGGTCTGCGTCGCCGTCCAGCTCGATGCGCCTGACGAGATCGACCGGCTGCACGCCGAGCTGACGGCAAAGGGCGTGCCGTTCTATGGCCCGCCCGAAAACTATGTCTGGAACGCGCGCTGCGCCTATTTCACCGACCCGGACGACACGCTTTGGGAACTCTACGCCTGGCTCGACGGCGGCCCCGGCGACTACCACGACGAACAGCCGTAG
- a CDS encoding FadR/GntR family transcriptional regulator — protein MKQRLAAIGTVEALPHRVAAFLSREIESGDLNPGSLLPTEQQLSEKFGVSRNVVREAIAQLRADGMVEARQGIGSFVLAPEQRAAIRIDRETLKEGQNMERLFELRCILEAESAALAAERREQEHLDAIKAALDRMSGEERWEDGSIDADLLFHREIARATGNSYIHTFISFVCEQIRRSIYYARQTNPLHDLVEVNVGEHVRIYEALVAGDPAAAEAAMRAHIIGAANRVGVKLPSARGERTGGGK, from the coding sequence ATGAAACAAAGACTGGCCGCCATCGGCACTGTCGAGGCGCTGCCGCACCGGGTCGCGGCGTTCCTCAGCCGCGAGATCGAGTCCGGCGATCTCAATCCGGGCAGCCTGCTGCCGACCGAGCAACAGCTTTCAGAGAAATTCGGCGTCAGCCGCAACGTCGTGCGCGAGGCGATCGCGCAGTTGCGTGCCGACGGCATGGTGGAGGCGCGGCAAGGCATCGGCTCCTTCGTCCTGGCGCCGGAACAGCGCGCGGCGATCCGTATCGACCGCGAGACGCTGAAGGAGGGGCAGAACATGGAGCGGCTCTTCGAGCTGCGTTGCATCCTCGAGGCGGAATCGGCGGCGCTTGCCGCCGAACGGCGCGAGCAGGAGCATCTCGACGCGATCAAGGCCGCACTAGACCGCATGAGCGGCGAGGAGCGCTGGGAAGACGGCAGCATCGACGCCGATCTGCTGTTTCATCGCGAAATCGCCCGCGCGACCGGCAACAGCTACATCCACACCTTCATTTCCTTCGTCTGCGAACAGATCCGCCGCTCGATCTATTACGCGCGGCAGACCAATCCCTTGCACGATCTGGTGGAGGTCAATGTCGGCGAGCATGTGCGCATCTACGAGGCGTTGGTCGCCGGCGATCCGGCGGCAGCCGAGGCCGCCATGCGCGCGCATATTATCGGCGCTGCCAACCGTGTCGGCGTGAAGCTGCCGTCCGCCAGAGGCGAACGCACCGGCGGAGGGAAATGA